In the genome of Fusarium graminearum PH-1 chromosome 2, whole genome shotgun sequence, the window ACCTCATTGCTGCTACAGGCGAAGCTACAGCTACGCCTTACTTTATTTATCGCTTGCGCGATGCTATGCTCGCTGATCCAACAGGCCGCCGCATTCTCCGAGCTCGACCACGGATATCCTCCAAAACCCTCTCTCTTGATGCACTGCGCGCAATGCCAGAGAATAGCGTTGGTCGCGCCTACGTTGGGTGGCTTGATCGAGAAGGTGTCTCGCCCGACACCCGAGCTTCAGTACGCTACATTGATAACGAAGAGTGCGCATATGTTATGCAGCGCTACCGCGAGTGCCATGACTTTTATCATGCCTTGACGGGCCTCCCTATTGTTCGCGAGGGCGAAGTTGCCTTGAAGGCATTCGAGTTTGCCAATACACTGCTTCCCATGACAGGATTGAGTATCTTTGCGGCAGCTACCATGAAGAGAAGCGAGAGACAACGATTCGCATCGACATATCTACCTTGGGCTCTCAAGAATGGAGCACGAAGCAAGGAGATAATCAATGTATTCTGGGAGGAGAgacttgaagaggatgtaAACAATGTCAGAAAAGAGCTTGGCATTGAGCAACCACCTGACATGAGAGACACCCGAAAgagggaaaaggaagagaaaaagaggcTCAAGGAGCTCAGAGAACAAGGTCTATAAGGACTCCTTATTCCTTCTGTATAAAATCTGTACTATTGTAATGAACTTGGGGACTGCCGGATTAAGCGTCGATATTGAATCCTTTGACACATAAAGTATATAGTCATACACTGTCGAGACGTAAATAAGCCATTCGTTAGAAATATTGGCAGATCTCGATATCTGCGCCCATGTCACCATCATTTTACTTCCTCACTTAAATCACGAGCAGGCCGCCCATGACCCCCCATTTTTCTCTGATCTTCAATTCCATGGTATCAAGCACTTCTTACAAGTCcaaatcatcatcgtcatcccaAGCCTTGCGCCTGCTCACGAcaatcttctcctcttccttgctcTCAGACATGGCGTTGAGAAGTTCCTTGAGCTGCGCCTCGGTGACCTTTTGTCGCAGCTGGCCTGTCTGGGCAAGTGTGATGAGTCGGTTCTCGATGTCGGCGGCGCGCGATTCCTTGACGAGACGGATGCGGCCCAGACGGTCGGCGGCTTCGGGGTGAAGGATCTGGTTGAGGACGTGTTGACGAgcatcatcttgctgctgttgtctGTTCTGGGGTCAGCGTGATACTGTCATGAAGATAAAAGGAACCTTACTGGCGCTGTTGCTGCTCTTGCCCGGagccaccacctccactACTACCGCCACCTTGGGCCTTGAGCTGCTCTAGACGAGCCTTTCGGATCTGTATACAATATTAGTGTCGTTTTCCAGCGGAGCGCACTGGATTGCAATACCTGATCAAGCTCTGCGTCATCCATGATTTCGGTTACGTATGGTGTTGCAAGTCAGGAGATCAGCCTGACGTCGCGGGGTCGCTTGCTTTACATCTCGTCAACCTGTGGAGGGGCACTCAAATTGATCACGTAAGCAgaacatcctcaaacatTATGTTTTTGAGCATAAGCCACGAAAGCTATGAGAGAATCATAATGAAGGTATTTAATAGATTCATACAAGCTATAATACTGCAATCAAACCCCTCTCAGAGGCTAgcccaaacaccaaacatgCAATTCGTTAATGCTCCGCTCTATATGAGATGGCCCCTTGGTATTCCCCGACGCCGAATTCTCTCTCTAATTTGCTCCGCCGATGTTTCCTCTATTGGTATATAtgatttcctcttctccattgcttcttgtcgccttgccttgatcatgtGCACCATCAACTTATTCGTAGGTGTGTGAATGCCAAGATCCACGGCTCGGTTCAGAAAGAACCCGTTTTGGTAGTTTATATCGGTCTGCAGACCCTTGTTGATGCGCATGAGTAGCTCACTTGGGGCATTGGCCTTGCCTGTGATACGACGATAGCAGAACTTTTTGAGACCTTCGCCACGAAGGAACCTTATAAGATCTGGTGAATTCTGGACTTCTGGCAGACTTTCTGTTACTAGAGCCATCTCTCCCAACAGCTGATTCATCATCTTTTGCGCTGATCGGTTGGTCGTCAAACCGCGGTATGGCAAATCGAGAAGCACGCATACGggctcaacagcagcggTAAACATGAGGGAAGGTAGTTTGAACCGCAGCCATTGGTCGTAGGTACTGTAACTTGACTGAAGCAATTCGGCATGTCTTAGTGATTGCATAAAAGTAGGCACGTTACAGTCGAGGGATGCATGCAAGTCCTTTGGTGTGTTTAGAGCCGCGTCGGCGCTGGTCAGAATTGTTCGCCCGGCCTTCAATTGCTTAACGGAGTCCCGATTCCGATTAAAGACCAATGCGTGGCTCATATGTCCCAAGAAAAAGTTTGGTTCAGGTTGCGTTCCGTCGAATATCATTTTGCGAACTTGCTCGAGGACCCCAATGCCGTCGTTCAAAAGGCATACCGATGTCTTGTCATCAATCCTGTCCTTGACAGAAGCAATCgccttgacagcttcaaAGCCACGACCAGTAACAACCAACTCATCGATGTGTGAGCGATCAGGCACCGGTGCAGCCTCTTgtccctcatcttcattctctttgGCTATGGCGGCGTTTCTCTCTGCATACGCGGATTTCCTTGTTCGTTCTGGCTGTACCTGTTCGACATTTCGATATCTCGATTTGGGCATGTCTCGGAATCGGAGCATCTCGACTGAGTCATAGACACTGCACAAGGCGTGTGCAATGAATCTCGATCTCACATCTTCGCCTAATATATGGATTTTGTGTACAGGTCCAGATTTTGCGGCCTCAGCTGGGAGGACGACTGAGGGGATGTGGAAATGTGAAGAATTATTTGACATAGGTGTAACTGACGCCTTGTTTTCCGAGCTTTGCCATGGTCGTGAGGGAGATGGTCCGCTTAGTTCTGGAGGAATAGCGTCTTTCTTAAGGTGCGTTGTGGTTGCTGCCGAAGCGAAGAGCCGTGTATGGCTTGTCCTGGGACTATGTTGTAGACATCGGGTCGACCTTTTGGCTATTTGGGCCGTCGCCCGCGACTGAGTGAAGATCGCCACTTTGACGGTTGTATTCGGGTCGTGAAGAAGTTTGTGGCTATGAAGCTGGAAGAAATTACAAGGCACACGCGCACGCGGACTCGTGAGACTAAACCCGATGCTGTATATTAAATCGTGGACGTTATTATCGGTGGGCAAACGAGCCGTTGTATGTTGATGTATGATCGTGGGGAGGCGAGTCGGAGTGAAAGTGGTGATGTCGATATTGGTGCTGGATGCGTCAAGATAATGGCTCCGAGCGGCGGGAAGTCCGTTTTTTCCCTTGACAAGAAAATTAGACTGCAACCAATTAGAGGAGGGTCAAGGGACTAGCTCTGACCATCTACTCATGTATTTCGGTACATAACTATTGGTCAATTGCTCACTCCGATACCGTTTTTGGTAGCTTAGCAGCCACGACTTTGAAGCAGAAACCCATTGTCACATTTTTAGTGAATTGTTTTGAACTGGACGATTTTGTATTTCGTTTCATTTCATGCCATATTATTTCTTAGTGACAGATAGAACCTGTGGCGAGTTGTCTAACGTTAACTAATCGCAAGTGGGCCTTGAGCATGAGCAATATCGCTTAGTTACATATTACCCGCTTCATGAATGCAAAATCGCTAGTCCCTGTTAGGCTTCATGTCAAGTTCTGCGCTGCGAAGTCTTTCATGCGACAGCGACGTGATTGATCATCTCAACCGCGCATATCACAACATTCatcccaacatcaaaatgACAGACGTCAAGGATATCACACCGGATCTGGACCGGCTAGATGATCAGCTCGATGATCTCGAGGAAATCCTTCAACCTTTGCTCGGTAATCTTCAAGGCTTGGCCTCTGAATTGCCCCTGTTGGACAAGGCAAAGCTTTTCTCGCTGACAGCATATGCGATTGAATCTCTTTTGTTCTGTGAGTGTTTCACTGGCCCTTGATGAATATTTCATCGCGCCTGTAAACAAGCTAACAGACGCGACAGCATCACTCAAATTGGAGGGCTCTGATACCCAAACACAAGCCGTATACGCTGAACTCAAGCGAATTCAGCAATACTttggcaagatcaagaacattgaGACTCCAGAGGTGGAAGAGTCGCGAAGTCTCACAGTTAACCAGGAAGCTGCAGCGCGTATACTGAAGGCTGATTTGGTACGAAAGCTCACAATATGCCAACATCCAATACTAACATGTCGTTAGGCCGACAACAAGACGATTAGCAATAAGCTTGCTGAAAAAATTGCAGAGGAGCGGGCCAAGGCTCTTCTCAAGTCGGTTGAGAATCGCAAGAGACCAGCTGAGGAGTCCCCTGTCCCATCAAAGTCGGGTTCTGCTGATGACGGGAAAGATAAAggcaagaagcaaaagaaaggcAAGAAAAGCAAGTCCAAAAACTAAGCCTAGAGCAACGATATGCCAGTGAACGGTGTTGCACTAGGTTGCTTTGGCAAGAGTTACATTGATACCCGGACGGTTAAAGGGAACTCGCGAGGCTCAAATAATCGGGGTTCAGGTTAAAGGCTTCCTGAATTAACCAGGGCATGGCGTTTGGGAATAATTTACTTGATTGGAGGGAATTGTCATTCTATAGAAAGCCCGTCATGTTGAATCAATAGTTTTATGAAACACAACTTGCTCCATGATATGTTTACATGTGAAACCAGTCATTCCGTACATCGGATCAGATTATGACTCAATTGACTGTCAGCCTACAAGCCCGAAATGAAGGTTATTTGTACAAGTATAAGAAAACATTCTGCCATTCTCTTatctcgtcctcatcctaTAACTTCTAGTGAGCTTATACATCAATTGGCTAGGGAAAGATAACCTAGATAGGTGACTAATATTTTTTCACCCCACCATTATCGTGAGTCAAGTATACAATCGCGGGGCAAACCCCTCCAACCCAAGGCTCGAATTCTGTTTTCGCATTGACAAAATAGAAATCgcaacaacaagatggcgGTCATTTATATCGACGAAGAAGCCGGAAGCGATCTCCCCGAGATTCAGGGCACCGAGTCCGCCCCCTTCAAGTCCCTCCTCGAGGCCTACTTCCGCCACGGCGCCGAGTCCGAGTAccaggtcaagaagaaggacgatgaggagtACAAGCCCGCTGCCAAGTCAGCCCTGAAGAAGGCTGTCGCTTACGCTGCTggacaaaagaagaagttagatgctgctgctaagcgtgccgagaaggatgccCAGGATGAGGCCGCTCGTCTTGCTGTTCTTGAGGAGGCtaagaagatcaagatcaccaaCGACCCTTCCTTGCCCGAGCCTGTTTCGATCAGCCTCCACCAGACCGATTCTTCTGTGATTGGCACTCTTCGAAAGAGCAAGGATGAGCCTACTGAGGGCGTCAAGCGTGTTTCCGTTCAGGGCCGTGTCAACCGTGTGGCCAAGCAGGGTGGTCTTATCTTTGTCACTCTGCGCCGTGGTGTCAACTACATGCAGTGTCTCCTTTCTGGCGATCTTTCCAAGACTTACGACGCTCTTACCCTCTCCCGAGAAACCTCTCTTGAGATTATTGGTGAGCTTTGGGAGGTTCCTGCTGGTGCTCACGCTCCCCTCGACCGCGAACTCCGCGCAGACTACTTCCGAGTCATCGCCAAGGCTCCCGGAGGTGATGATGCTTTTACCAACATTGTACCTGTCGATggtgacaacaacactctCATGAACCTCCGACACCTTACCCTCCGCCACGAGAAGCCCGCAGCCGTCATGTTCGTTcgcgatgttgtcgaggatgcTTTCCACACCGTCTACAAGGAGTTGGATATCAAGAAGGTCAGCCCTCCTGCTCTTGTGCAGACTCAAGTCGAGGGTGGCTCTACTCTTTTCAAGTTCGACTACTATGGCGAGACTTCATACTTGACTCAATCCAGTCAGCTTTACCTCGAAACTGTTCTGCCTGTCCTTGGTGACTGCTACTGTATCGAGAAGTCTTTCCGTGCCGAGAAGTCTCTTACCCGTCGTCATGTAAGTACTTACCTACAGAAATTTGTTTCATAGAAACTAACTGTTTAGCTCTCCGAGTACTCTCACGTTGAGGCCGAGTTGGACTTTATCACTTTCGACAACCTCCTCGACCATCTCGAGCATGTCATTTGCCGTGTCATTGACCTGACCCTCGAGAACCCCACCGctgccgaggccatcaagaagtACAACCCCGACTTCCAGAAGCCTACTCGACCATTCTTGCGCATGCGCTACTCTGATGCCATTGACTGGCTACGAGAGCGTGGTATCAAGAACGAAGAGGGCAACGACCACACTTTTGGAGACGACATGTAAGTGTCCCGTATTTTTAGAGATGCGCAAACTAACTGGAATAGTGCCGAGGCTGCTGAGCGAAAGATGACCGACGAAATTAACCGCCCCATCTTCCTGACTCACTTCCCTGTCGAGATCAAGTCGTTCTACAtgtccaaggccaaggatgaCCCCCGCGTTACTGAGTCCGTCGATGTTCTGATGCCTGGTGTTGGCGAGATCGTCGGTGGCAGCATGAGAATTTGGGACTATGAGGAGCTCATGGCTGGGTACAAGCGAGAGGGTATCGATCCTACAGGCTACTTCTGGTACACTGACCAGCGCAAGTACGGATCTACTCCCCACGGTGGATACGGCTTGGGAGCTGAACGGTATGTTTGTCCTTTAAATGTTTGAACTTTGCTGACAATTTAGTTTCCTGGCATGGCTGCTTAAGCTCTGGACTGTCCGGGAGGCTTGCTTGTATCCCCGTTACATGGGTAGATGCACCCCGTAAACGAACCGTTATGAGATGCATGAAAATGGAGTATAGGGTTTGATCAGTAGCAGAAATCAAGGACAAAGCGAGACTGCTTTACTGTATTGTACTTTGAACGTTTGTATCCGGTATCTCCGTGTCTGTAGTCGTAATCAAGCGTACCTTGGACAAGCCCGTGACTCAATTTAATGGATATCCACTAAAAAGTTCCCTCAGCGGCTGTCAACGGAAGGCCCTGGAGTGCTCTGGATCTCTGAACCCTGTACTTTAGGGGAAATGCCTCTACCGAGGCCCTACCGATCGTTCTTCCCCATCCCTCGTTGAAATTTGCCTCTTCTAATTGGTCAGCGTGAGCTTCCGAAATCCGTGTCGCCGGCGTATTCTTCTCCTCATAACAtccctccatcttgaactttgTCCTCACCAAAATTACTACCAACAAACCCGAACCTCAACTACCCTCACAACCACCCTCACAACCACTTCACAATGCCTCGTCAACGATCCGTCGGCCGCGCTCCTTCGCGCCCTACCGCCGCTGCTTCTGCTCCCAAGCCCCAGCAGACTCGACCTGCCGCCACCCATGCTGCTCCCGCTGCTCACCCTCCTGCCCAGGCCATGCCTCCTCAGGCTGCCGGTTCCCAGGGCCCTGGACTTTTTGGTCAAATGGCCAGCACTGCTGCGTAAGTCCTTCGAATATACAATTGACGCTAGCGAGCTCGGGCTGCATATGCGCATATTCCGAGCGCTGTTACATTATACTTGGATCAATTGCTAACTTTTCCCAGCGGTGTCGCTATCGGTTCCTCAGTAGGCCATGCCATCGGTGGTATGTTTGGTGGCTCCTCCGAGCCCGCTGGTCCCGTCCAGGCTCAAGCCGCCCCCCAAGAGCAGTCCTGGAACCAAAACAACTGCGCCGGTGTCGCTCAGAACTTTACAAAGTGCATGGATGACAACAACGGAAACATGCAGATCTGCAACTGGTaccttgagcagctcaaggctTGCCAGGCTGCTTCTGGCCAGTAAGCGTTGGGAAATACGAATAATAGAACTTGATATCATTATGGGAAAGGAAACAACATCGGGGATAAATCCCCTGGCAGCGTGCGTGCTAATAGAGACTCGGCGAGAATACTGTTGCATCTCGGCACAACCAATTGTATAATACAAAACAAGATCTCACTCAACCCACAAATTGGGAACTCAACTatctttctcctcctctggtCGTGGTTCAAAATTCAGCTTTGCCTGTGTTAGCAATAGCATGTTCGTGATAGTGATGTCAACTCTTACCGAATTTCCATTGTACAACTGTTGGTCTCTTTGGTCGCTCGGGTTCTGGAACTCCCGAATTTGGGACCGTTCCCGGGAACTGGTAGGTCCGACGGATCCTCGGTGTGCGCGTTCGTCGGAGGAGAATATGCTGAGAATCCAGGAGAATATGCTGAGAATAAAGCCAATGATTCGTGACACAATACCTTGCGAGTCATCATCGTAGGCAGAGGTGTACTTTTTGACGGGGATGAGAACCAGTGTCGATGAAGGGGAAAGGCCGAGCTCGCCGAtggccttgtcctcttctgttTCGTCAATGTTTTTGTTGGGCAGAGGCGTAAGGACTTGTTTAAAGGTATACGGCTGCGCTCCATCACTTCGGTTCTCGTCCACCCACTGTCTAATCTCCTTGAGGGGCGCATTCGTCTTGAAGCGCGATCTCAATGTTGATCCGTCAAAGAGGCGCACTTGAAGAGCTGTCATTCCGCCTGTCTTTGTAGAATCCGCCAGCTTGGTTTCTGGTGCGTTGACCAAGGACGCTGCAACATCGCCACCTTTCATACTGCCACGCCGTTGCTTCTCGCGCTCCTCCGCGCGTATGCGTCGTTCTGCCTTGTCGTCTTCAATTCGCTTGAGAATTCTGGCTCGCTCCTCTTGGTCctgctgtctcttcttctttactGCCTCGGCAGCCTTGTGAGCCCGGGCATTGTCGGTGTTCATTCCGGCTTCGGCCTCGGCTTTAGCCCTCTCCTTGGTCCTGGCGCgttcttctttgactttgcgctcattctcttcccttTGCGCCTGGAGTCTGGTAGCTCTCTCGGACAATATCCGACGGACATTTTCGGATGTCGATGAGGATACAGTTGTTTGTGTCTGTTCTGGCGCTGTGGGTGTCACTGGTTGAGGAGGGGCAACTTGGGCTGGTTGAGCCGGCGCCGGCTGAGGCGTCGCTGAAGAGTTGAACGCTTCCTTGACCCTACGTAGGAACTCGTCCTTTCCGGTCCCCGGTGCGATGTACTCCTTTAAttcgccattcttgatgataacaACCGTGGGAGTCCGCGGTAGTGGGAAGATCTGAGCCAAATACCCGGCAGACGCGGATCCCGCTTCCAAGCGCAAGAGGACGTGTCCTTCAAATAGATCTCTCAGCTATACCGTAGATTAGCCCCAGAATATGCTCTGCAGATCTCAAAATCCTACCGTATCATCGGCCAGGAATTCGGTTTCCCACTGCGAGCTCTCGTCACTGTCATCTAATCCATGTGAGCTACTGCGCGGGTGGTCATGATGACAAACGGACCTGCAACGAAGCACAGGACCAGCTTTTGCTGGCTGACGGCCGTAGAGATGCCTTCCTGGAGAGTTCCTTGATAAAACATGGCGGTCTAGTTGTAGAATGAAAGTTTATTATAAAAGTTCAGAAGTTCCAGTAATAAAAGTGAGTTGTGAGACAAAGCTACGTGTTGGTTCAAGATGAAAGGTGTCTTGTCTGCACTCCCTTGAGTTATGCATGAATTATGCAAAGGTCTCCGAGCGTTGTTTATGACACAATACTTATCACAACAAGATTGAAACAAATGATGATCTGAAAGTATATGCCCAAATATTGGCTTGGATATGAGTAAAGCCTTCCTTCCATTAAATGAGAGCTGCCTATCATCCATCACGTGGCGTAACCGACTCAAGCTTGGGGACTTGGGGCTGAGTCAGCGTGATGAGTATCACAGGTgcgacaaagaaaagaagcaagagaCGTAAGATATTGTTATTGCCCGATTACTATGGTGTCATTAAAGAAGGTATTACTATATTATCAGAATCGTCATTACAGGCGTCAATTTGGGGTTTGTACGGGTACTAATTAAATTTTTAGTAAAAATACATTTTCTTTGACTCATCACCGTCTTCGGAATAGCTACCCTCTTGTTGAAgtgactttttcttttcccatTCAACTTTGAACGGTCACTCATTCAAATCGGCCAAAATGCCTATCGACCCAGCTTTCATGCCGTGGGCTTCTTCTAAAGGCGTCAAATGTAGCAATGTCGAACCTCGAATTATGCCTGGCCGCGGCATTGGTATTGTTGCCGTTTGCGATATCAGAGTAAGTCATAGAGGTGCTTCGATCCATCGAACTCTTACCCTTTATCTACGTTGGTCACGACCAGTTTTAATTGCAGTTGCTGATTAAGTTAGGCAAATCAAACAATCCTAAGTGTTCCAACGAGAGCTGTTCGCACCATCGATACTGTTCCAAAGCACATCAAAGACGCTCTTCATGGTGTTTCAGTCCATGGCATCTTGGCGGCTGAAATTGCACTCGACGACAGTGATGACTTTGCCATCTGGAGAACAGTCCTCCCTACTCGAGAGGATCTAGAGGGTGGAATGCCCATGATGTGGCCGAGTGAacttcaagctcttcttcccaAACGAGCCAAAGACCTATTGGACAATCAAAACACCACGTTCCGACGGGAGTGCGATATTGTTCTGAAAGCCTTTCCTACATTGACAAGGGATGAGTATATGTTGAGCTGGGTGTTGATTAACACTAGAACCTTCTATAATAGCatgcccaagatgaagatctaTGCTCATTCTGATCGATTAGTCTGTATGCCTGTCGCGGACTTGTTTAACCATGATCAAGGGTGCAAACTCGTATACTCTGCTCTTGGATACAGCGTTCAGACGGATCGGGTCTACAAACAAGGCGAGGAAGTTTACGTTTCATATGGCCCCCACTCAAACGACTTTCTCTTGACAGAGTACGGCTTTATTTTGGACACAAATCGTTGGGATGAGGTTTACCTGGACGAAGTGATACTTCCACTCCTCAACAAGACACAGCGCGCTGAGCTAGAGAGTGTCGGCTTTCTTGGCAGGTACACACTCGATGATCAGACACCAGGATGTCACCGGACCCAGGTGGCCCTTCGcatgctgtgctgtaccCCTGGACAGTGGCAACGGTTCTTTGACGCTTGTGAGGATGGACGGTCTTCGCAGGCGGAAGTTGATGGTATTCTTTTATCTGCCTTGAAAGACTTTCAACAGGTTATTGAGAAAACTCGAAGGGATATTGATGAGATAGAAGGTGGTACAAGCAGCCAGAGGGAGTTTCTAAGACGCCGATGGCAACAAATCGAGTCACTGGTTTCCAATACAATAGAAAAGCTAAGTAGCGAATAATGATCTGGCTTTGAGATTTCAGAAGCATGATTTCTCCACCACTCTTTAAAGGGGGAACACTTCTCTCAAATGTTACGGTCATTTATGCTTCTTCGTTTCTACTGAAGGACAATTATTACTCGGCCGTCAAAAATATGTTGATAACTTGTTAATCTTAAGGCAATGGGGTCAGACGGAGGGTATATGGCCTATCAATCCCACAATAGACTTTAACTTGACCTTCGGGCCGCCCCAACTTACACTTTCTTATCATATCCACGTAACATATTTAAACTCTTTGATTTCATGATTATCTTCCTGGCTTTCCTCCCTCACAGTTCTTCTCTTTTTATCACTTTCAATCCTCGCACACGAGTATCACTTGGACCGCATCAAGCATTCGTCGTATGTCTACCACACCTGCTCGCCCCCCTGAACTACCTTGTCACTTCGTAGGAGACAAACGATCAAGTTTGAACTTCTGATCACCTTGCAGTGTTCCATCAAACTGACAACCACACTCCATCAACTACTGACGTCTCTTACAGATGTTCTTTAACATATACACGGAAGCCTCTTTCCGTCCAGCTGGTGGGAGGGGACGAGGCCAGAGCCGTAACACAGGCTCGATTTGCAACCACGTGAGTTTGGAAAATTATACTCTGTATTCTATGAACATTTTCTAGTGCCACCGACACGGCCATGTCCAGGACCAGTGCCCCCAGCTCGAGGAATTGAAGCGACTCCGCCAAATAGCAGAAGAGCTTCTGACTCACTACAATGAACTAGCATCTCGCTGCGGTGCCGCTCAGTTCCAACGACCAGCAGAGCTAGGGCCAATTTTAGAGCCTGCAGAGCCACTTCTACAATACGCATATCCTGCTACTGCGTCGACCACAGCTCGTTCTGCTACTTCGTTCACCACCCGTTCTGCTACTTCGTCCACTACAGCTTGTTCTGTTACTGGGCCGGGTACAACTGCTCCCCCTCCTTCTCCGTCcccctcatcatcatcgttaTCCTCCTCCTGGTCTTTCTATCCATAGGTAGGGTCGTAAATTGGCAACAGAGCATTGCAACTGGCGCACTGGGGACAAGGATGCTACAGTATGCCAATCCTTTCGGACATTAGCACCAACGTCTATCATCCCCAGATGGCTTATATCCAGTTGCGTAGGCAGAATGTTTCCGGGCAAGACGGTTTCATATAGTAATAAACGTGTATTTCCAATTGTGCGAAACCGACCCGCGT includes:
- a CDS encoding asparaginyl-tRNA synthetase, translated to MAVIYIDEEAGSDLPEIQGTESAPFKSLLEAYFRHGAESEYQVKKKDDEEYKPAAKSALKKAVAYAAGQKKKLDAAAKRAEKDAQDEAARLAVLEEAKKIKITNDPSLPEPVSISLHQTDSSVIGTLRKSKDEPTEGVKRVSVQGRVNRVAKQGGLIFVTLRRGVNYMQCLLSGDLSKTYDALTLSRETSLEIIGELWEVPAGAHAPLDRELRADYFRVIAKAPGGDDAFTNIVPVDGDNNTLMNLRHLTLRHEKPAAVMFVRDVVEDAFHTVYKELDIKKVSPPALVQTQVEGGSTLFKFDYYGETSYLTQSSQLYLETVLPVLGDCYCIEKSFRAEKSLTRRHLSEYSHVEAELDFITFDNLLDHLEHVICRVIDLTLENPTAAEAIKKYNPDFQKPTRPFLRMRYSDAIDWLRERGIKNEEGNDHTFGDDIAEAAERKMTDEINRPIFLTHFPVEIKSFYMSKAKDDPRVTESVDVLMPGVGEIVGGSMRIWDYEELMAGYKREGIDPTGYFWYTDQRKYGSTPHGGYGLGAERFLAWLLKLWTVREACLYPRYMGRCTP